A region from the Lentimonas sp. CC4 genome encodes:
- the pyrH gene encoding UMP kinase, with the protein MDEVDQTGSKPKYRRIILKLSGEVLRNTEDGDPIDANILREICEEVKKVADIGVEIGLVIGGGNIFRGLSGAEMRGVDRTTGDYMGMLSTVINGLAFMDALEKLDVTVRLQSAIPMAKLAEPFILRKATRHLERGRVVIFAGGTGNPYFSTDTCAALRASEIGADMLMKATKVDGIYNKDPNKHDDAVKYDKLEYIDALRDRLNVMDSTAFSLCMENKMPILVFSMREPGSILRAVMGEEIGTLVK; encoded by the coding sequence ATGGATGAAGTAGATCAAACTGGCTCAAAGCCGAAATATCGCCGTATTATTTTGAAGTTAAGCGGTGAAGTGTTGCGTAACACCGAAGATGGCGACCCCATCGACGCAAACATCCTTCGCGAGATTTGCGAAGAGGTGAAGAAAGTCGCCGATATCGGTGTCGAAATCGGCCTAGTCATCGGCGGCGGCAATATCTTCCGCGGCCTTAGCGGCGCAGAAATGCGCGGCGTCGACCGCACCACTGGCGACTACATGGGCATGCTCTCAACAGTCATCAACGGCCTCGCCTTTATGGACGCCCTCGAAAAGCTAGACGTCACCGTGCGCCTACAAAGCGCCATCCCGATGGCGAAGCTAGCAGAGCCGTTCATCCTGCGTAAAGCCACACGCCACCTAGAGCGTGGCCGCGTCGTTATCTTCGCGGGCGGCACAGGCAACCCTTACTTTTCAACTGACACGTGCGCAGCACTCCGCGCCAGCGAAATTGGCGCCGACATGCTAATGAAGGCCACCAAGGTCGACGGGATCTATAATAAAGACCCCAACAAGCACGACGACGCCGTCAAATACGACAAGCTCGAATACATTGACGCACTCCGCGACCGCCTCAACGTAATGGATTCCACCGCATTCTCGCTTTGCATGGAAAACAAGATGCCGATCCTCGTATTTAGCATGCGCGAACCAGGCTCGATCCTCCGTGCAGTCATGGGCGAAGAAATCGGCACACTCGTCAAATAA
- the frr gene encoding ribosome recycling factor yields MEPKDILKTLAADLKKAVEQTLNQFDSLHTGKASPTMLDSVRVNAYGSTVTLKEVAAVTTPDAKTIMVQPWDKSVIKDVEKGIQEANLGLNPMIDGGILRVPVPELTGQRRQELAKTAGNMAEDGRVRVRQARRDALDLFKAAKNDGLSEDDFKRYEKEVQKEHDDYIAEINKQLAGKEADLKKV; encoded by the coding sequence ATGGAACCAAAAGACATCCTAAAGACGCTCGCTGCAGACCTAAAGAAAGCAGTCGAACAGACACTCAATCAATTCGACAGCCTCCACACAGGCAAAGCATCCCCCACAATGCTCGACTCCGTGCGCGTCAACGCCTACGGCAGCACCGTGACACTCAAAGAAGTCGCCGCAGTGACGACTCCAGATGCGAAAACCATCATGGTGCAACCATGGGACAAGAGCGTGATCAAAGATGTCGAAAAAGGCATTCAAGAAGCCAACCTCGGACTCAACCCAATGATCGACGGCGGTATCCTCCGCGTGCCAGTCCCAGAACTCACCGGCCAGCGCCGCCAAGAGCTCGCTAAAACAGCAGGCAACATGGCTGAAGATGGCCGCGTGCGCGTGCGCCAAGCACGTCGCGATGCACTCGATCTGTTCAAAGCAGCCAAAAACGACGGCCTCTCCGAAGACGATTTCAAGCGCTACGAAAAAGAAGTGCAAAAAGAGCACGACGATTACATCGCCGAGATCAACAAGCAACTTGCAGGCAAGGAAGCCGACCTCAAGAAGGTCTAA